In a single window of the Nymphalis io chromosome 20, ilAglIoxx1.1, whole genome shotgun sequence genome:
- the LOC126776364 gene encoding uncharacterized protein LOC126776364, producing the protein MEQIFMIEVFVKKIVLKIEPPEKDEYELKMEAEERKREAEALAAAEAAKKGKKEKPPKKGKKGKEPPLPSEEEMKFMQTCTMQFNCLPLFDFYVAHDNFIPPPPPPPPGKGKKPPKQKGKKGKVQPVKIELPSEPLPQPPYFGVGNSIMFLSRPSKLEEVLKKTPIYITVWNRDQEMNCIGFCIIEWHESFFDCLKRSAELNPVNMDQAEYRDTSRPEMVTNTVELIRPLQCEEDLKASGEIEFFIRLTCMGNRVISYFVALPEMERLPGRKYLSDDLKLKDVEVVRHWEGTTIDAVPPVAYFFGAPDIIREPIKPVEEPKTYDDYVAPFTSSELAILAMGFPKGPCGGTNCPKRMEYRGSQHQFIHGETLKGKYHHGQFVNKRDVHGPCGRLDCPLAKKVRAYLCSEGSYKPCRKPCNKDYY; encoded by the coding sequence ATGGAGCAAATATTTATGATTGAAGTATTCGTAAAGAAGATAGTATTAAAAATTGAGCCACCGGAGAAAGATGAATATGAACTCAAAATGGAAGCAGAGGAGAGAAAGAGAGAAGCGGAGGCTTTAGCTGCAGCAGAAGCAGCAAAAAAGGGCAAAAAGGAAAAACCACCTAAGAAAGGAAAAAAAGGTAAAGAGCCTCCCTTACCTTCTGAAGAGGAAATGAAATTTATGCAAACATGCACAATGCAGTTTAATTGCTTACCATTGTTTGATTTTTACGTTGCTCATGATAACTTCATTCCACCTCCTCCTCCACCACCACCTGGTAAAGGAAAGAAGCCTCCAAAACAAAAAGGGAAGAAAGGAAAGGTACAACCCGTAAAAATAGAGCTTCCATCAGAACCTTTACCACAACCTCCCTATTTTGGGGTAGGGAACTCAATCATGTTTTTGTCAAGACCTTCAAAACTAGAAGAAGTGTTGAAAAAAACTCCTATCTATATCACAGTTTGGAACAGAGACCAGGAGATGAACTGTATAGGTTTTTGTATTATTGAATGGCATGAGTCGTTCTTTGATTGCCTTAAAAGATCCGCCGAACTGAATCCAGTGAATATGGATCAAGCTGAATACAGAGATACTTCAAGACCAGAAATGGTAACGAATACTGTAGAATTAATACGACCTTTACAATGCGAGGAAGATTTGAAAGCGTCAGgtgaaattgaattttttattcgaTTGACATGTATGGGTAATAGGGTCATAAGTTATTTTGTTGCCCTGCCAGAAATGGAGAGATTGCCAGGGCGAAAATATTTATCAGATGATTTAAAGCTAAAAGACGTTGAGGTTGTGAGACATTGGGAAGGTACGACTATTGATGCTGTACCACCAGTCGCTTATTTTTTTGGAGCTCCAGATATTATACGAGAACCAATAAAACCTGTGGAGGAGCCCAAAACATACGATGACTACGTAGCACCATTTACTTCTAGTGAACTAGCTATACTTGCCATGGGATTCCCTAAAGGCCCTTGTGGAGGGACTAATTGTCCTAAAAGAATGGAATATAGAGGTAGTCAACACCAATTCATTCACGGGGAAACATTAAAAGGGAAATATCACCATGGACAATTTGTGAATAAGAGGGATGTCCATGGACCTTGTGGTAGACTTGATTGTCCATTAGCGAAGAAAGTTCGAGCTTATTTATGTTCTGAAGGAAGCTATAAGCCTTGTAGAAAACCGTGCAACAAAGATTATTACTAA